Genomic window (Sediminispirochaeta smaragdinae DSM 11293):
TGCACTACTTTGATAGGACCTCGTCTGCAGAAATTAATATTATTGATATGAACCATTTTCTGGGAGGATATATAGCAACGAAGTATCTACTCGAATTAGGTCATACCAATATCCTTACAGCAACTTCATACGGCCGGGAGTTCGAAGAGCGCAGTTCTGGTTTTACAAAGGCCATGAATGATGTCGGTATAACAGTATCAAAAAATGATGTTATGTATGTAGATCATAATTTTGATGCCGGCTATCGTTTCGGCCTCAATTATAAAGAAAAGCTTAGAGAATACAGCGCATTATTCATACAAAACGATTTAGCCGCCATCGGATGTATTAGTGCCCTGTATGACGAGGGGATAAGCATTCCCCAAGATCTTTCCGTTATCGGATATGATGATATCGATGCGGGAAGGTTTTGTCGACCGACCCTCTCAACTGTACGCCAGTCTGTTCGGGAACTCGCAAAGGCAGGAGTTAATCGCATCACCCATCTTATAGCATCACAAGAGACAAGCCTCATGCAGGTCTTTTTGCAACCAAAACTTATCGTAAGGGAATCTACAACACAAAAGCGAAAATCATAACATGAATAAAAAACAAATCAAGACACCAAAGGAAAATATTTATCTCTGGTCGGTAGCCTTAATCGTTTGCACCATCGCATGGGGAGGGATTCATCCCGCAACAAAGAGTCTCCTGATCAATAAAGTCAATCCATTTCTTGTCGCCTTCCTAAGATTTCTTGTCGCATTGTTAACTACTCTTCCATTCTTTATAACCGATTCGAGAAAGCGCCCACGCCCATCCATAAAAGATACCTTGATACTTTCAGGAATTGGTATCTTCGGGGTAGGATTCTTCTCTCTCCTTCTTTCTTTTGGGCTGGAATTAACAAATGCCACGAGCAGTTCCATCCTTATAAACTCCCAGCCAATCTATGCTGCCATCCTTTCTGTCATATTTCTTAAAGAGAATTTCACCTTAAGGCACCTTTTCGGAATCATCCTCGGATCGATAGGCATCCTCTTCGTTGCAACCAGGGGGACCTTTTCCTCGATTGGAATTGGAGACGATTATCTTATAGGGAACGTACTGTGCATCCTCGGCTCCCTCTGTATAAGTGTATACTATGTAGCCCTTAAGAACTATATACGCACATTCGGCAGCATTATTCCAACCTTCATCTCCACTGCGTCGGGAACTGTGGTGCTTCTCGTCGTTGCCATTGCAGGAAAGAGCGATTTCCATGAAGTAATAGAGATGGGATGTACCAACTGGATGCTGATTCTTTTTATCGGTGTTATAGCAACGGGTTTTGCGAATATTGTCTTCAATCAATCACTCCATGCAATAGGCGTTATCAGAGCTACAGGCTTTAAATTCATGGTTCCCGTATTTGGAGTCATCCTTTCGGTTCTCCTGTTGGGGGAACGGGTGAATATTTGGGTCTATACCGGTATCGTCATCGTCCTTGTCGCCATTTATTTTCTTCAAACAGGAAATCTAAAAAAATCTCGATAGGATGGACCTTTATCATCCCAATATAGTAGTATGCGTCAATGAAACACTACCCCTCATATACTAAAAACCCAATGTACCGCTACCTGCTTCTTTTGGTAATCGCAGTCGCCATCGGTTTCCAAGGCTGGAGAACTCTTTTCAATAATTATGCTGTTGACGTTGTTGGCATTAATGCCTTTCAGATGGGCGTAATTCAATCAGTCCGGGAGATCCCGGGGTTCCTCACCTTTTTCGTGGTCTATCTGCTGATATTCTGTAGTGAGTATCGTTTTGCCGCCATTTCTGCTGCTCTCCTTGGTCTTGGTGTTTTACTGACGGGATTCTTTCCATCACATACCGGACTTATAGGCACAACAATATTGATGTCCGTTGGAATGCACTTTTTTGAAACAACAAAACAATCTCTAACCTTGCAATATTTCGAAAGCAGAAGAATCCCAAATGTCCTTGCAAGTTTCGCCGCCTATTCGGCATTGGCAAATATCTCCATAGGTATTTTGATCTGGGTTCTATCCAAATTTTTACCGCTTCATGATCTTTTTTATATCATCGGAGGATTATTAATCCTCGTAAGTCTGTTTGCATTAACACAGAAGCCGGTAGAGACAATTCTTTATCCACAAAAAAAGCACCTTCTATTCCGAAAACGTTATTGGCTTTTTTACCTTCTCAATTTTTTTAGTGGTGCCCGCCGCCAGATATTTGTGGTGTTTGCGGTCTTTATCATGGTTGAAAAGTACCATTTTTCTGTGGCATATATTACCGCACTATTCGTATTGAACAACATCATCACCTATTTTCTTAGCCCCATCGTAGGACGCGCCATCGGAAAATTTGGAGAACGCTTCATGCTTACCGTTGAATACGGAACGCTTCTGTTTGTTTTTGCCGGCTATGCTCTCATTGAAAATTCATGGGCAGCCACAATTTTTTATATAATCGATAATGTTTTTTTCAGTTTCGCAATCGCCCTGAATACCTATTTTCGCAAACAGGCCGATCCGGCCGATATTGCACCATCAATGGCCGTTGGATTTACCATTAACCATATCTCGTCGGTTGTTGTCCCCATCTTTGGAGGCATCCTTTGGATGTATAATTGGAGAATTCCGTTTATTGTTGGTTCAGTAATTGCCCTGTGTTCTCTTATTTTGTCACAATTCATAAAAAATCAGTAACAATTTGCCGCAAAACCGAAAAGTAGCTATCATGTAATATAAAGAGGTACATAATTGCTTTTCAAAAGCAAGGCCTTTATCGGACTAACGGGGGCATTCTGCGGCGCCTTTTTCCTCTCATTCCTCTCTGGTTTTCAAAAAATGCTTATTCATGCTCCCATCTCCCCTCAAGGCTTTATTGTTCCGACATTATTCGGCGGTTTCACCGGAACATTGATCGTACTTTGGACACAACGCTTAAAAGAGGCAAACATCACCCTCCAAGCTTCCAATAACGAAAAAGAACTTCTTTTGAGAGAATTACATCATCGTGTAAAAAATAATTTACAATTAATATCAAGTATCATTCATCTCTCCTCTTGCTCCCCCGAAGTTCGGCAGGAAAAAGAACAAACTTCCAACATAGAATCACGTATACTCATAATATCGCATATTCAGGAATCAATGTATCAGAAAGAATCCTTGGGCCAGGTATCAATAGCCCAATTAATAGATACCGTTATCAGTTTTTGCACCATGAGCTTTTGTAGGAAAGATATTTGTATAACAAAACAGATACCGGTTGAAGAAGTCTGTTCCACTCCTGTTCCCCTAGGCTTACTTATATATGAACTCTTCTCCAACTCGATTATACACGCTTTTCAGGCATCGACACCTTCGCCCAGCATCACAATAGCAGTAACGCGGGAAACGATTTCGACGCTATTACTGCGGTTTAGCGATAATGGGCAGGGATTTTCATTCGATCCCCAATTTTCTCAGGAGGGAGCAGGTATAGGTCTGCAACTTATCACGGCTTTGAGTCGACAACTTAATGGAACGTTTGCTATATGTTCAACACCTCGTAATGGAATGAATTTCACGCTGCGCTTCCCTACTGTTCCGAATTCCGGTGATTTTTAGGATAAACGCCTGATGTGATCGGCAACGGTAAAGCAGGAATAAGGGAGGATATTCATTTACCACCTGCTTTCCAAACAGTAGCTACTCCAACAGGAAAATCTCAACACGCCTGTTTTTCTTCCGACCTTCCTCGTTATCATTAGAAGCAACAGGCTGAGTTCCCCCAACCCCATCATAAAGAAATCGACTTTCATCGAGGCCTCGCTGAGACAATTCAGAGATAATGCGTCTGGCCCGATCTACAGAAAGTTCTTTCTGGCTCTCTTTCGTTCCGACATCGGCTGTGTGCCCGACGACAAGAAAGGATGTGTCACGAATTTGTGATAAAACCCGAGCGAGTTCATCGAGACGAGAGACCTCTTGAGGAAGGATTTCCGCCTCATCAGGCTTAAAATGGATGTTGGGAAGCGTAAGCACCACCCCCTCAGAACGCTCTTCAACAAGAATGGAGGTATCATCATCTCGGTCACTACCATCGGAACCTGCTTCATGGACAGCAGTGTTCCCTTCACTCAGATCCGCGATCATTCGATTGAGTGATGCCCCATCAACTCCCGTATACCAAATAAGCCGAAAGCCTTCTTCATCGCTTGTCGTTCCATCATCCGCAACCGTACGCCGTATAATCCGTTCTTTCGAGAAAAGCCCACCCTCCTGATCAAGATACAGGAGCATCTCTCCCTTTACTGTCCCAAAGAGCTCATGAAGGGAAGTAACATCTTGCATTCCGGAAGTCTGGTAGGGTTTCAGCCTGAGAGAGTATTCATAATTAATAGCCATGACAGGGCGCTCTTCGTACGATCGATTTCCCGTTATGCGATATGTAACCATGGTGGGCACAGGTATCTGTTTTCCTTCCCAGAAAAGAGAATCCTGGGCAGGGGCCGACCATGTAGAAACCTGATCTTCATCATCTTTTGGGAAACAGGGGATATTCATTCTAACAGGGGGGAGCGCACCACTTCGAATCCGCATTTCCCCTGAATCATCAATAGTAAAGGCCGTTCGATAGTTGATCTCAAGAGGTACGGCCTGATAGGTTTGCTCACGTCTCAGAGCTCCTGTCCCAAAATAGACACCCTCATACTGAGGCGGGTAAGAAGCCTCCGACCTAAAAAAACTTCCATGAATCTCCCTGCTGAGGAACCCCTTATATGCCCCATCCGTCCGTACCGAATAATCTTCTCGAATGGTGACGGTATAGCGGTTTGAACGATGGAATCCTCCGGCCTGCATAGATTGTCCATATAGGCAGAGCAAAGAGTTCGGCCACAAAAAGATGAGAAGTAAAAAAAGAGGGCCTTTCCAAGAGAAAAACCCTCTCAACATAGTACCTTCGTATCGAGACATACGAACCGGCTTTCAGAACTTACCAGTTATCCTGCATATCATCGATATCCCGATGCTCTTCGGCAAAAAGATCGGTGGTTGCACGAAGGTCATCGAAATAGATATAGTAAGAACCGTAGGCTTCCTTTGGATCACAGTCAATGGTGAAACCTTCGATCTTTATCCCCATCTTATTATTGTAGTGATAATCACGCTGAACAATAGAAGTCGGAATTGCAACAGTAAGCTTCTTCCAACCGGTAAAGTTCAATTTACCCATGGTCACTTCGGCCCTATTCCCGAAATGATCAGACAGGAGCATCTTTAAAACGTGAGGGCTGTTTCGTCCCACGACCCAGACACTTACGGTCTTACAGATTCCTTCCACAGGCATGGGACGAACAGGGGTAAGCGTGAACTGGCTGTTACCACGCTTGAAATACTCAACCTTAATACCAAGAACATTACTATCATCTTCGGTAATCCCGGCCTCAGTTTCCGCCTCAAGCGGCTCCTTATCGATGGGAGAACCGGCAAGTCTTCTCAAGGTTACAAGTCCCTCATCCTTTGACATCGAAGCAGACCAGAAACCGGCATCTTCGAATTTGGAAATAGAGACCTCTTTCAACTTCTGCTGTGCCGTATCAACCCCGATTTCCGCAGGATTCGGTTCTCCGGCATCTGAAGTTGCCGACTGTGCAACGACAACCATCGGAACGACGGCTACCGCTATCAGCATGAAAAGCAATTTTCCTGCTAACTTCGTTTTTCTGGTCCTCATTATTACTCTACCCCTCCCCAAACTTCATCGACTTTCTCGGGATCGGTCAACTCATCACCGTCGAAGCGCGAAACAAAAACATCGGTAAGTACCTTTATCTGGTCAAGATAAAAGTAACAATCATTCACATTTTCCAACGGCTTTGTCCAGAGAACAACCTTAACAAGCTGCAAACCCTCAAGATAGGGAGCATAATTTCTCGACTGAGGGATGTAAGAAGGGATATCCACAGTTAGGTTCTTCCACCCGGTATAATTCAGACTGCCGAGATTCAGAACATGAACGACTCCCCGCGGGTCCATGATATGGACCTCCAGGTAGTAATCGAAATCAGAGCCCCACGCCCAAAGGTCGATATTCTTCACACGACCGGGGATGGAAATCGGATTAGGAACCGTATCCCCATTCTCATCTTGGGTAACAGGAATAAACTCTATGTAGTTATATCCCTTCCTGTCAAACTTAAAATAAGCGCCAAGGGCCTGCAGATCCAAACCCTCCCGATTCGCTCCGTAAAGCGCTTCAGGCCACGCTTTCACATAGGTCTGCTTCGGGAACCCTTCGGTGACAAACTTACTTCCCTGAACCAACCAATCGGTGGTCCTCGTTTCCGGATCAAATGATTCCAGAACGTGGGAAACCAGGTTTTCTGTCTGCTCATCAGCACAAAGCAGGGAGGGCGCAAGAAGAATCAACGCCGAAAGGCACAGAAACAGCAGGACGCCTCGTTTCATTCCTAACTCCTTTTTATCTAGCAAAAAATCATCGCATATCAGTAAACAGAATTATATTTCTTCACATATTCTTTGTCAAACCATTTTCCCGAAAGGAAAAATCAATAGAGTAAGGCCAGTTATGGGGTCCGCACTTCTTGACCCCAACGTATCTCCTTGATTAGAGTGATATCATCAGGTTAATTGAATTTATATGAGGAGCGTATCATGATTTCCTACAAAACATTGGGTCTGTCGAACACGAAAGCGATGTTTGCCGGAGCCATCGACGGCGGTTATGCCATTCCCGCCTACAATTTCAACAATATGGAGCAGCTGCAAGCCATTATTGCTGCTTGCGTCGAAACGAAATCGCCGGTAATCCTGCAGGTTTCTTCCGGTGCCAGAAAATATGCGAACTCCACCTTGCTGAGATTTATGGCACAGGGGGCCGTCGAGTATTCTAAAGAACTCGGTTATGAGGTACCAATAGCGCTTCATCTCGACCATGGCGATAGTTTTGAACTTTGCAAAGATTGTATCGATAGCGGATTCTCTTCCGTCATGATCGACGGCAGCCACCTTCCCTATGATGAAAACGTCGCTCTTACCCGTAAGGTTGTCGAATATGCTCATAAGCAGGCCGACTATGTTACCGTGGAAGGCGAGCTTGGCGTCCTTGCAGGCATCGAAGATGCGGTTGTAGCGGAAAAATCAACCTACACCCGTCCCGAAGAGGTAATCGATTTTGTCAAGAAAACCGGAGTGGACAGCCTTGCAATCAGCATCGGTACCAGCCACGGAGCAAATAAGTTCACACCGGAGCAGTGTACCAGGAATGCAGACGGGGTCCTTGTTCCCCCTCCCCTTCGCTTCGATATCCTTGAAGAGATTGAAAAGAAGCTTCCCGGTTTCCCCATTGTGCTTCACGGTTCTTCTTCTGTTCCCGTAGAATACGTAAAACAGATTAATCAGTACGGTGGAGCATTAAAGGATGCAGTTGGAATCCCGGAAGAACAGTTGCGTAAGGCGGCAAAATCCGCCGTATGTAAAATAAATATCGACTCAGACGGTCGGCTCGCCCTGACGGCAGCGGTTCGAAAGGTTCTGGCGGAAAAACCTGCGGAATTTGATCCGAGAAAGTATCTTGGACCAGGTCGTGACGAACTGAAGACAATGTACAAACGAAAGAATATCGAGGTTCTTGGCTCGGCAGGCCACGCTTGATCGATTTCCACTAACGAAGGGAAAGGGGCTGTCTGATTGGACAGTCCCTTTTTTTGTAGCACCACTGTATAATGGGTATGTCATATTGCCGATGCAGGCGAAAGCGTTTATGTCAAAACAGTATTAAATCACCGTATCAACAGGTGATACATCGTCCTCCAAAGGAAGAGGAAGATGCCGAAGCCGAAAAGAGGGCAAGGCTGCCCTGATCGCAAATTGTATCATAAGGAGCGAAGCCGCCAGAATAAGGATGGCAAGTATCGATGCAAAAAGATGCTGATTGATCAAAACGAAAGAGGGGCCCAAGGCGATGAAAAAAGAAACTGCGAGGACTCCTATAACGGAGAGGACCCATCGTTTGCCTCCCTCAAGCTGAACGAAGAGAAGCGAAAAGGCCCAAAGAAATATCATACGGGCAACAAGTGCAAGTGGAAGGAAAAAAAGTGCAAAACCGTTATACTGCTTAAACCAAAAAACCGCTTCAACACATCCCGAAAACATCGAAACAACGACAGCATAAAGCAAAGAGGCAAACAAGAGCCTCTCACCGGACAGGATTCGTTCTCTGGCCGATCTCCACAGGGAAAAACCGATAAAAGCTGCCGCCATCGGAGGCAGGTCAAAAATCAACCATCGCTGTAAGAGATAAGGAGCAAATGCATACGCATTAATTCCCCCGATCCCCCAAAAAATCGAGACTGCCGTACCTATCCAGAACCACAGGAAGGCTCGAATCCCGGCAGGGAAAAAGAGTTTATCCCGATACCAGCCGGGAAAAAGCCAGAACAATAGCATACAGCCGATAATCGGAACGGCAAAAATCAAAAATGTTACCATAACTTCTCGAGGCTATCATAAACCAGCATCGGCTGCAACGGTTCGCTATCACCCTTTGACTCTTTTTGATGTGAATGCTATAGTAGTTTCCACTTTGAGTTGACCGGTTTTCATGTATCCCAAAAGGATATCTGGAAGGGCCGGATTAGTCATGAGGAGGAAGATTGGCTGCGAAAGATTTACGAGTGAACAAGGAGATTCGGGTCCGCGAAGTTCGTCTGATCGATGAAAAAGGAGAACAGCGGGGAATCATTCCGACGATTGAGGCCCTGGAGCTTGCACGCCAGGCAAATGCGGACCTTGTCGAAGTATCACCGAATGCGGATCCGCCGGTATGTAAGATCCTTGATTACGGGAAATACAAGTTTGATCAGGAAAAACGGCGCAAAGAATCAAAAAAGAAACAAAAGCAGATCAAGCTAAAAGAGATTCGCATGCAGCCAAAGATCGAAACTCACGATTTGGAGTTCAAGACCAAACATATTAAGACCTTTCTCGAAGAGGGAAATAAGGTAAAGGTAACCATTCGTTTCCGAGGTCGTGAGCTTGCACATACCGAATTGGGGAGGGATGTCCTCATGAAGGTAAATGAAATTTTGGAAGAGCTGGAAACCGACTTTTCCATGGATAGGAAGCCCATCATGGAAGGTAGGTTCATGTCTATGATCTTGAGCCCGAAAACGGGTAAGAAATAAACGAGCACAGGTGAGGAATTGATATGCCGAAAATGAAAACCCGCAAGTCCGCGGCAAAACGGTACTCGGTTACCGGGTCTGGCAAAGTCAAGTATAAGAAACAGGGACTTCGCCATATTCTAACAAAAAAATCCACAAAACGGAAAAGAAACCTTCGTCATGCTGGCGTTCTCAGCAAGGCCGAAACCGAAAAGGCGAAGGGCCTTCTTCCCTATAACTTCTAAAGGAGTTTTTTGCCATGCCCAGAGCAGTTGATGGAACACGAAGACATGACCGACGCAAAAAGATAACGCGTCAGGCAAAGGGTTACTGGGGTCGTCGAAGCACCAACTTTCGGACCGCCAAGGATGCGGTTGAGAAAGCGGGCCAATACGCATATCGTGACCGCAGAAGAAAGAAACGGGATTTTCGTAAGCTTTGGATTGCCAGGATTTCTGCCGCTTGCAGAAACGAAGGGATCACCTACTCTCGTTTTATAAACGGTCTCATTAAAGCCGATGTCAGAATCAATAGGAAGGCCCTTTCCAATATGGCTATTGAAGACAAAACGGCGTTCTCCGAGCTTGTAAAGAAAGCGAAAGCGGAGTTGGAGGTATAAGTAATGGTTACCTTCGAGCAGATTCAGCTTCTCGAAAGCAAAGTGCGGCAGGCTGTTGATCTCATTGCTTCTCTGCGGGAAGAAAATGGTGCGCTGAGGAAGACCCTCTCCAACGATGAAAAGCGTATCGAAGAGCTCGAGGTTCTCATCGATTCATTCAAACGTGATCAGGGAAAAATCGAAGAAGGCATCATCAGTGCTTTGCAGCAGCTGGATGCGCTGGAAAGCAGTGCCGTCGAAGTGCAACAGCATGACGGCGAGGCTACTTCGACGGCAGAAGCCCCTATCGAGGAAACCGAAGGAGAATCCCTTCAGCCAGATATCGCAGAACCGGACATCGCAGAAAGCGAAGATGTTGAAGAACCCGCTCCCGACCGCAACGGGGAGCTTGATATCTTTTAATCATCGAATGAACAAGGAACCGTTTCATATTTCCATGTTGGGGTCTTCGTTCGCCGTCAGGACGGATGAAGACCCTCGTTATTTGCGTCAGCTCGTCTCTTTCGTCGAAGAGAAGGTACAACGCATAGAAGAAAACATGGGAAGCAGAGAACCTTTACGTAGCGCCATTCTTTCCAGTATACTAATAGCAGATGAGCTCTTTCAGGAACGAATGAAATCGGAACGGGCCGAAGAGGCAACCGATCGTTTGATCCAATTTCTGGACGAAGAGCTCCCCTAAAAGAGAATACTTTTCCTGCGATGTACGGGAGGGGATCGTCAATCTCTTGGGACAAAAATATAAAACGGGATTCCTTCATTTCGTGGTTGAATTGACCGTCCTCGAGACGGACAGGATTCCACGTTGCGGAAACCCACTTGAACCATTGGGTTCAAGAGATTTTTTCTCCAAGCGGCATCGCGGGTTTTACTATAGGGGATTGGAACTATTATGGCATTGATGACAAGCCAACAGATAAATCGATTTTATCAGCATTACAGGGAGATCGATGTAACCTTTAATAAGGATGTTATCAGAGCTACAGGACTGCTGGCAAAGCACATTTTTCTGAAATTTCTGGGATCACAAATTCCCTGCATTATCTTTTCCGCATCCATGACCGGTGCCAAGGTCATTGCAAATATCTCAAGTGAGACATTTGAACGGCTTCGACAGGCAAACAATCTTGTATCGTTACGTCTTTCCTTTCAGGAAAGTGATAAAAACGATCCTCTTGCCTTTTTCGTCGCATCAAAAATAAGTGGGTTTAACCCTTATAACAAAGAGCATCCCACACTCAATTTTGTTAATCTCGAATTTACCCAGCGCCCGCCGGACGATTTGATAGGAATTCTTGGGACCTTGCTGGAGGCCAGTGTCAACTCGAAGAAGCGAAAAGAAGAACGTATTCAGATCGATGCCAACAGCATCCGGAAATTAGGTCTTACCTCAAAGGCTGGTCAGCTTCGGGTAGAAAGCATCCCTCGCCCCTGCATCATCAGAGACCTCTCATTTTCCGGAGCAAAGGTCGTCGTTTCCGGTGTTGCGAAATTCCTTTTGGGTAAGGAGTGTCATCTTCACCTTGAAACGGTCGAACAACGGGCCTTCAACCTTCCGGCAACCATCGTTAGAAGTGAAGAAGTCGAGGGTAGAAAAGATCTTACAGCAGTTGCCATCCAATTCTTAGAGGAGCAGACTCCCATCGAATATAAAGTCATGCTGAATGATTATATGAAGGCTCGTCCGGTCTCGTCGGCGATGACGAAGAATCAGAAAGAGGCATAGATGGGTGGAAAAGAAGAATTAGAGCGTTTACTGTATATTTCTTTGCCTGAAGACTTTCATCGTTCCATTGGGGACTTTTCCATTGATCCGACTATTATGCTACCCGTCGAAGCCCCTCCTGGCATGGGGGAAGTCGTGGACTTTGCCGACCTTTCTTGGGAGATGATCATTTCGGCCATGTTGAAGATATTGGCATGGGACCCCGCTCACAGCCATGCCGACTACTTCCGAGGTTTTATTCTTGCCCTTCAGCCCGACATTGTTTCAACAATGACGGAGGCGGCCATTATAAAAGCAAAGAGGCTCGATTTCGACCTTGCCGAGGAACTTTTTCTTGCGCTCTCCCGTCTCGATCCACAGGAAGAGAAAACACCCCTTAACCTTGCCCTTCTTTATGAACAGCAGCTTGATCTCTATGTCGATCAGGGACGTATTCCCTTGGCAGAAAACGCCGCAATCAAGGCGATCAATACCTATGAAAAGGCCCTTGCCTCCTTTCCTCAAAGTCCCGGGGTATGTTTCAACGCCGGCTATTTTTTCCTCAAACTGCGTAAGCTTGGAAGGGCAAAAATACTTTTGAGCGACTTTCTCTCCCTTGCTGAGGATAATGATCCTCGTAAGCCCAAGGTGGAAAAGGCTCTTGATGAGCTTGAAAGTAATGATCAACTCGACCGGCTTTTTCATGAAGCATTCGAAGCCATTAAAGAAAAACACGAAAAGGAAGGCATAGAGAAGATCAAGAGCTTTCTCTCTGCGCGCCCCGAAGTTTGGAGTGGCTGGTTCTTGCTTGGCTGGGCTCTCAGACGGAGTGGCGACTATACCGCAGGCAAAAAAGCGCTCTATAAGGCCTTGGAATTGGAAGATAAGGAAGTAGACATCTATAACGAACTTGCCATTTGCCTCATGGAGCTCGGAGAATACGACCAATGCAGGGTTGTGTTGGAAAAGGCCAAGGCCATAGAACCGCAGAATGTCAAGATCATATCGAATATTGCAATCCTCGAGTTAAAAACAGATAACAATGAAGAGGCCCAACGCTGTTTCCGTGAGATCCTGAAAATTGATCCGCAAGATCCTCTTGCCCTTTACTATGCAAAAGATATCGAATAGATTTCACGTGCCTTTGCGGTGATGGATGATCATGTACAGAAGCGTTTACCACCAATATTCCTAACACTACGGAATTTTCTTCATCTTTTTTTCAAAAAAGCTAAAGTTTGACCTTCTCCATGCCGAAGCTTTAGACTGAGGAAAGGTCAAACCGCGGTAAACTGGCCAGTACCCACCTTCCCTCTTCATGTAAAGCATCGGCGGATCCTGAAAGGGTCTTAAGGAAATCTTTTTTGAATTCGCCGAAAAGGAAGCAAGGACGCTTCCGTAACATTCAAGGAGGATGTCACATGATCATTAATCACAACATGAGTGCTGTCTTTTCGCAAAATCGCCTCAAAATTAGTAACAACGCAGTAAGCAAAAACATGGAGAAGCTCTCTTCAGGTCTTCGCATCAACCGTGCA
Coding sequences:
- a CDS encoding MFS transporter; protein product: MKHYPSYTKNPMYRYLLLLVIAVAIGFQGWRTLFNNYAVDVVGINAFQMGVIQSVREIPGFLTFFVVYLLIFCSEYRFAAISAALLGLGVLLTGFFPSHTGLIGTTILMSVGMHFFETTKQSLTLQYFESRRIPNVLASFAAYSALANISIGILIWVLSKFLPLHDLFYIIGGLLILVSLFALTQKPVETILYPQKKHLLFRKRYWLFYLLNFFSGARRQIFVVFAVFIMVEKYHFSVAYITALFVLNNIITYFLSPIVGRAIGKFGERFMLTVEYGTLLFVFAGYALIENSWAATIFYIIDNVFFSFAIALNTYFRKQADPADIAPSMAVGFTINHISSVVVPIFGGILWMYNWRIPFIVGSVIALCSLILSQFIKNQ
- a CDS encoding flagellar filament outer layer protein FlaA, with the protein product MKRGVLLFLCLSALILLAPSLLCADEQTENLVSHVLESFDPETRTTDWLVQGSKFVTEGFPKQTYVKAWPEALYGANREGLDLQALGAYFKFDRKGYNYIEFIPVTQDENGDTVPNPISIPGRVKNIDLWAWGSDFDYYLEVHIMDPRGVVHVLNLGSLNYTGWKNLTVDIPSYIPQSRNYAPYLEGLQLVKVVLWTKPLENVNDCYFYLDQIKVLTDVFVSRFDGDELTDPEKVDEVWGGVE
- a CDS encoding OmpA family protein, with the protein product MQAGGFHRSNRYTVTIREDYSVRTDGAYKGFLSREIHGSFFRSEASYPPQYEGVYFGTGALRREQTYQAVPLEINYRTAFTIDDSGEMRIRSGALPPVRMNIPCFPKDDEDQVSTWSAPAQDSLFWEGKQIPVPTMVTYRITGNRSYEERPVMAINYEYSLRLKPYQTSGMQDVTSLHELFGTVKGEMLLYLDQEGGLFSKERIIRRTVADDGTTSDEEGFRLIWYTGVDGASLNRMIADLSEGNTAVHEAGSDGSDRDDDTSILVEERSEGVVLTLPNIHFKPDEAEILPQEVSRLDELARVLSQIRDTSFLVVGHTADVGTKESQKELSVDRARRIISELSQRGLDESRFLYDGVGGTQPVASNDNEEGRKKNRRVEIFLLE
- a CDS encoding LacI family DNA-binding transcriptional regulator; the protein is MRELAKLAGVNQSTISRSLNNHPGVSSKTRNRIVELAKEHGYYTDQNSPIRQTKEKHVIAVLLADNFFTNYNDHFLESLFIAVFEEIDNANYLPLIVYDQYKSKGIKKVEKLLSIGNIAGVIIINREYCTEIDEYLKKEHVPHIYMHYFDRTSSAEINIIDMNHFLGGYIATKYLLELGHTNILTATSYGREFEERSSGFTKAMNDVGITVSKNDVMYVDHNFDAGYRFGLNYKEKLREYSALFIQNDLAAIGCISALYDEGISIPQDLSVIGYDDIDAGRFCRPTLSTVRQSVRELAKAGVNRITHLIASQETSLMQVFLQPKLIVRESTTQKRKS
- a CDS encoding sensor histidine kinase, producing MLFKSKAFIGLTGAFCGAFFLSFLSGFQKMLIHAPISPQGFIVPTLFGGFTGTLIVLWTQRLKEANITLQASNNEKELLLRELHHRVKNNLQLISSIIHLSSCSPEVRQEKEQTSNIESRILIISHIQESMYQKESLGQVSIAQLIDTVISFCTMSFCRKDICITKQIPVEEVCSTPVPLGLLIYELFSNSIIHAFQASTPSPSITIAVTRETISTLLLRFSDNGQGFSFDPQFSQEGAGIGLQLITALSRQLNGTFAICSTPRNGMNFTLRFPTVPNSGDF
- a CDS encoding class II fructose-bisphosphate aldolase; translated protein: MISYKTLGLSNTKAMFAGAIDGGYAIPAYNFNNMEQLQAIIAACVETKSPVILQVSSGARKYANSTLLRFMAQGAVEYSKELGYEVPIALHLDHGDSFELCKDCIDSGFSSVMIDGSHLPYDENVALTRKVVEYAHKQADYVTVEGELGVLAGIEDAVVAEKSTYTRPEEVIDFVKKTGVDSLAISIGTSHGANKFTPEQCTRNADGVLVPPPLRFDILEEIEKKLPGFPIVLHGSSSVPVEYVKQINQYGGALKDAVGIPEEQLRKAAKSAVCKINIDSDGRLALTAAVRKVLAEKPAEFDPRKYLGPGRDELKTMYKRKNIEVLGSAGHA
- a CDS encoding flagellar filament outer layer protein FlaA; protein product: MRTRKTKLAGKLLFMLIAVAVVPMVVVAQSATSDAGEPNPAEIGVDTAQQKLKEVSISKFEDAGFWSASMSKDEGLVTLRRLAGSPIDKEPLEAETEAGITEDDSNVLGIKVEYFKRGNSQFTLTPVRPMPVEGICKTVSVWVVGRNSPHVLKMLLSDHFGNRAEVTMGKLNFTGWKKLTVAIPTSIVQRDYHYNNKMGIKIEGFTIDCDPKEAYGSYYIYFDDLRATTDLFAEEHRDIDDMQDNW
- a CDS encoding DMT family transporter translates to MNKKQIKTPKENIYLWSVALIVCTIAWGGIHPATKSLLINKVNPFLVAFLRFLVALLTTLPFFITDSRKRPRPSIKDTLILSGIGIFGVGFFSLLLSFGLELTNATSSSILINSQPIYAAILSVIFLKENFTLRHLFGIILGSIGILFVATRGTFSSIGIGDDYLIGNVLCILGSLCISVYYVALKNYIRTFGSIIPTFISTASGTVVLLVVAIAGKSDFHEVIEMGCTNWMLILFIGVIATGFANIVFNQSLHAIGVIRATGFKFMVPVFGVILSVLLLGERVNIWVYTGIVIVLVAIYFLQTGNLKKSR